The following proteins come from a genomic window of Anaerobutyricum hallii:
- the rpmE gene encoding 50S ribosomal protein L31, translated as MREGIHPKYYQAKVVCNCGNEFVTGSTKEDIHVEICSKCHSFYTGQQKAAKARGRIDKFNRKYGMNQN; from the coding sequence ATGCGTGAGGGAATCCATCCAAAATACTATCAGGCAAAGGTTGTATGTAACTGCGGTAACGAATTCGTTACAGGTTCTACTAAAGAAGACATCCATGTAGAAATTTGTTCTAAATGTCATTCATTCTACACAGGACAGCAGAAAGCTGCTAAGGCTCGTGGACGTATTGACAAGTTCAATCGTAAATATGGCATGAATCAGAATTAA
- a CDS encoding DUF1385 domain-containing protein translates to MKKTSIGGQAVMEGVMMKNLDRYAVAVRKPDHEIEVMTDEYKSLGSRYAVLGLPIIRGVVNFGESLYIGLKTLSYSSSFYEEEDYEPGKVEQFFTKIFGDKLESVLMGITMVISVILALGIFMVLPFFLTNLMKGFLPSYSIRTLIEGIIRVALFLIYIWLISKMEDINRVFMYHGAEHKTINCLEHGEDLTPENIKKYSRLHKRCGTSFLLIVMIVSIVVFMFIRVDSLLWKFILRILLVPIVAGISYEFIRLAGRSNSKLVNTLSKPGLYLQYFTTREPDAEMIEVAIKAVEGVFDWKEYLRAMHNGELED, encoded by the coding sequence TTGAAAAAGACAAGTATTGGTGGACAGGCAGTAATGGAAGGGGTCATGATGAAGAATCTTGACCGTTATGCAGTTGCTGTCCGGAAACCAGATCATGAAATAGAAGTAATGACGGACGAGTATAAAAGTCTGGGAAGTCGTTATGCGGTTCTTGGATTACCGATTATACGTGGAGTTGTTAACTTTGGAGAGTCTTTATATATCGGATTAAAGACATTATCCTATTCTTCTTCTTTTTATGAGGAAGAGGATTATGAGCCGGGAAAAGTGGAACAGTTTTTTACAAAAATTTTTGGAGATAAGTTAGAAAGCGTTCTAATGGGAATCACAATGGTCATTTCTGTTATATTGGCGCTTGGAATTTTTATGGTACTTCCATTTTTTCTTACGAATTTGATGAAAGGATTTCTGCCATCTTACAGTATACGTACCCTGATTGAAGGAATCATACGTGTGGCGTTATTTCTAATATATATATGGCTTATATCTAAGATGGAAGATATAAATCGGGTATTTATGTATCATGGTGCAGAACATAAGACGATTAACTGTTTAGAACATGGAGAGGATCTGACACCGGAAAATATTAAAAAGTATTCGAGGCTTCATAAGCGTTGCGGAACCAGTTTTCTGCTTATTGTTATGATTGTCAGTATCGTAGTGTTTATGTTTATTCGTGTAGATAGCTTATTATGGAAGTTTATTTTACGAATATTACTTGTTCCGATTGTAGCGGGTATTTCTTATGAATTTATCCGTCTGGCAGGAAGAAGTAATTCAAAGCTTGTGAATACGCTTAGTAAGCCTGGATTGTATCTTCAGTACTTTACAACGAGAGAACCGGATGCAGAGATGATAGAGGTAGCGATTAAAGCGGTAGAAGGTGTATTTGATTGGAAAGAGTATCTTCGGGCAATGCATAATGGAGAGCTGGAGGATTGA
- the prmC gene encoding peptide chain release factor N(5)-glutamine methyltransferase, translating into MTIRDILTSIRERLQKAGIEDFEYESWVLLEWKLHIDRAEFYMNPNREVKQELLEELEEVLLKREQRVPLQYLMGECEFMGFDFSVDERVLIPRQDTECLVELAVEDIRNVKTQNRCEFNNAADQKNEQKVKVLDLCTGSGCIGISVKKLCQNTEVTLADISEGALAVAKKNAENLNANVTLIRGNLFENIEGRFDYILSNPPYIPSQVIQGLMPEVKDHEPRLALDGEEDGLAFYRRIIEQAPEYLNSNGRIYFEIGAEQGEDMIRLMTDRGFSEVKVHKDLAGLDRIATGIYSRR; encoded by the coding sequence ATGACAATTCGGGACATTTTAACAAGTATACGAGAGCGCCTGCAAAAAGCAGGAATTGAAGATTTTGAATATGAAAGCTGGGTTTTGCTTGAATGGAAGCTTCACATTGACCGGGCAGAATTTTACATGAATCCAAACAGGGAAGTAAAGCAGGAGCTTCTGGAGGAACTGGAAGAAGTTCTTTTAAAAAGAGAACAGAGAGTTCCTTTACAATATCTCATGGGTGAATGTGAGTTTATGGGATTTGATTTCAGTGTCGATGAGAGAGTTTTAATTCCAAGACAGGATACAGAGTGCCTGGTTGAGCTGGCTGTCGAAGATATTCGGAATGTAAAGACACAGAACCGATGTGAGTTTAATAATGCAGCAGATCAGAAAAATGAACAGAAAGTCAAAGTGCTAGATTTATGTACAGGCAGCGGCTGTATCGGTATTTCTGTAAAAAAGCTTTGTCAAAATACAGAAGTAACCCTTGCAGATATTTCTGAGGGAGCGTTAGCGGTTGCTAAGAAGAATGCAGAAAACTTGAATGCAAATGTCACTTTAATAAGAGGAAATCTTTTTGAAAATATAGAAGGAAGATTCGATTACATTTTATCAAATCCACCGTATATTCCCTCGCAGGTAATTCAGGGGCTGATGCCCGAAGTAAAAGATCATGAGCCACGACTTGCTCTTGATGGAGAGGAAGATGGTCTTGCTTTTTATCGGAGAATTATAGAACAGGCTCCGGAGTATCTAAATTCAAATGGAAGAATCTATTTTGAAATCGGAGCAGAACAGGGTGAAGATATGATTCGCCTTATGACAGACAGAGGATTTTCTGAAGTAAAAGTGCATAAAGATCTTGCAGGACTTGACCGAATCGCGACAGGCATATATAGTAGAAGATAG
- the prfA gene encoding peptide chain release factor 1 has product MFDKLEDLVKRLDEVMQELSEPDVVSDQNRFRNLMKEQNELAPIVEKYKEYKEAKQTIEDSVEMLEEERDEEMRELLKEELSEAKKDVEQYEEELKVLLLPKDPNDDKNVIVEIRAGAGGDEAALFAAEIYRMYKNYAESKRWKTEFIDVNENGIGGFKEVSFMINGQGAYSRLKYESGVHRVQRIPATESGGRIHTSTITVAIMPEAEEVDVQLDMNDCRFDVFRASGNGGQCVNTTDSAVRLTHIPTGIVISCQDEKSQLKNKDKAIKVLRARLYDLEQSKAHDAEAELRKSQIGTGDRAEKIRTYNFPQGRVTDHRIKLTLHRLDDILNGDLDEIIDSLTAADQAAKLSKLQEMER; this is encoded by the coding sequence ATGTTTGATAAATTAGAAGATCTTGTAAAACGTCTGGATGAGGTTATGCAGGAACTGAGTGAGCCGGATGTAGTAAGTGATCAGAACCGCTTCCGCAATCTGATGAAAGAACAGAATGAGCTGGCTCCGATCGTAGAGAAATACAAAGAGTATAAAGAAGCCAAACAGACAATTGAAGACAGTGTGGAGATGCTTGAGGAAGAACGTGATGAAGAGATGCGTGAACTTCTGAAAGAGGAATTATCCGAAGCAAAGAAGGATGTAGAGCAGTATGAAGAGGAATTAAAAGTTCTTCTTCTTCCAAAAGACCCTAACGATGATAAGAACGTTATTGTCGAGATTCGTGCAGGTGCCGGTGGAGATGAGGCTGCATTATTTGCTGCTGAAATTTATCGTATGTATAAAAACTATGCAGAATCAAAACGTTGGAAAACAGAGTTCATCGATGTGAATGAGAATGGTATTGGTGGATTTAAAGAAGTTTCCTTTATGATCAATGGTCAGGGCGCATACTCAAGACTGAAATACGAAAGTGGTGTTCATCGTGTACAGCGTATCCCTGCAACTGAGTCCGGCGGACGTATTCACACATCTACGATCACTGTGGCAATTATGCCGGAAGCAGAAGAAGTAGATGTACAGCTTGATATGAATGATTGTCGATTTGATGTGTTCCGTGCTTCTGGAAACGGTGGTCAGTGTGTAAATACAACTGATTCCGCTGTTCGATTAACACATATCCCAACAGGTATCGTTATTTCCTGTCAGGATGAAAAGTCACAGCTTAAAAATAAAGATAAAGCAATCAAAGTACTGCGCGCACGTTTGTATGATTTAGAACAGTCCAAAGCACATGATGCAGAGGCAGAACTTCGTAAGAGCCAGATCGGAACAGGTGACCGGGCAGAGAAGATTCGTACTTACAACTTCCCACAGGGACGTGTGACAGATCACAGAATTAAATTAACTCTCCATCGTCTTGATGATATTTTAAATGGAGATCTCGATGAGATCATCGATAGCTTAACAGCAGCAGACCAGGCAGCCAAATTAAGTAAATTACAGGAAATGGAGCGTTAA
- the hisC gene encoding histidinol-phosphate transaminase, whose translation MQEWKKNIRQVVPYVPGEQPKEANVIKLNTNENPYPPSPKVKEQCAKICAKTEELRLYPDPTAGMLVEAIAKYKGLDSNQVFVGVGSDDVLAMAFLTFFNSEKPIFFPDITYSFYDVWADLFKIPYDKKPLDENFMIKKDDYYWKNGGVVFPNPNAPTGVLMPLDEIEDIISHNQDVIVIVDEAYVDFGGHSAQQLLSKYENLLVVQTFSKSRSMAGMRIGYAMGSAELIKALNDVKYSFNSYTMNRPSILLGTASVEDDAYFKETVEKIIHTREWFKAEMRKLGFTFPDSQANFLFASHPDVPAKEIFEAARANNIYVRYFDKPRINNYLRITIGTDEEMKKFLKFLTSFLKSQK comes from the coding sequence ATGCAGGAGTGGAAGAAAAATATCAGACAGGTTGTTCCGTACGTACCTGGCGAACAGCCAAAAGAAGCAAATGTAATAAAGTTAAACACGAATGAGAATCCTTATCCACCTTCACCGAAGGTAAAAGAACAGTGTGCGAAAATCTGTGCTAAAACAGAAGAACTGCGTCTTTATCCGGATCCGACAGCCGGAATGTTAGTAGAGGCAATCGCAAAATACAAGGGATTAGACAGCAATCAGGTTTTTGTCGGAGTCGGCTCCGATGATGTACTGGCTATGGCTTTTCTTACATTTTTTAATAGCGAAAAGCCGATATTTTTCCCTGATATCACATATTCTTTTTATGATGTGTGGGCTGATTTATTCAAAATCCCATATGATAAGAAGCCATTAGATGAAAACTTTATGATTAAAAAAGACGATTACTACTGGAAAAACGGTGGAGTCGTATTCCCAAACCCGAACGCACCTACAGGAGTTTTGATGCCACTTGATGAGATTGAAGATATTATCTCTCATAATCAGGATGTCATTGTTATCGTAGATGAGGCATATGTAGACTTTGGGGGACACAGTGCGCAGCAGCTTCTTTCTAAATATGAGAACCTTTTAGTTGTGCAGACATTTTCCAAATCACGTTCTATGGCAGGAATGCGTATCGGATATGCTATGGGTTCTGCGGAATTAATTAAAGCTTTAAATGATGTGAAGTATTCCTTTAACTCCTACACAATGAACCGCCCGTCCATTCTTTTAGGAACAGCATCCGTTGAGGACGATGCCTACTTTAAAGAAACTGTAGAAAAGATTATTCATACGAGAGAGTGGTTCAAAGCGGAAATGAGGAAGCTTGGATTTACTTTCCCGGATTCTCAGGCAAACTTCCTGTTTGCTTCCCATCCGGATGTACCGGCAAAAGAAATCTTTGAAGCCGCCAGAGCAAACAATATTTACGTAAGATATTTTGATAAACCTCGTATTAACAATTATCTGAGAATTACAATTGGAACAGATGAAGAAATGAAAAAGTTCTTAAAATTCTTAACATCTTTTCTGAAAAGCCAGAAATAA
- the glgA gene encoding glycogen synthase GlgA: protein MKKILFAASECVPFMKTGGLADVVGALPKEFDKNEWDVRVVMPNYRGIPEEYRNNFEYVTHFYMGVGPYIPNVHVGIMKYVYNGITYYFIDNLDYFGAWEPYSDTRTDVERFTFFCKAVLSILPVIDFRPDLIHCHDWQTGLIPVYLKTEFAANPFFWGIKTIMTIHNLRFQGVWDIKTMRGLSGLPDELFTPDKLEFKKDASMLKGGIVYSDFITTVSNTYAQEIQTAYYGEGLDGLLSARNQSLFGIVNGVDYALYDPSNDAKIYRNYTERDHKEGKAANKAELQKQLGLEVNPNKYMIGLISRLTDQKGLDLVRYAMDKIIDDNTQVVVIGTGDPAYEEMFRYYAWCNSDKVSANILYSDDLAHKLYAAADSFLMPSLFEPCGLTQIIAFHYGTIPIVRETGGLKDTVIPLNEFEDTGDGFSFSNYNGEELINTVNYSKYIYFEQPELWNHMVARAMEKDLSWGVSKKRYEELYNTLIGR from the coding sequence ATGAAAAAGATTCTGTTTGCAGCTTCTGAATGCGTGCCTTTTATGAAAACAGGCGGACTCGCAGACGTAGTAGGAGCGTTACCAAAAGAATTTGACAAAAACGAGTGGGATGTGCGTGTTGTAATGCCAAACTACCGGGGAATTCCAGAAGAGTATCGTAATAATTTTGAATATGTTACGCATTTCTATATGGGAGTAGGTCCATATATTCCTAATGTTCATGTAGGTATTATGAAATATGTTTATAATGGCATTACCTATTATTTTATTGATAATTTAGATTACTTTGGAGCGTGGGAGCCATACTCAGATACAAGAACAGACGTTGAAAGATTCACTTTCTTCTGTAAAGCAGTCCTTTCGATACTTCCTGTTATTGACTTCCGTCCGGACCTCATCCACTGTCATGACTGGCAGACAGGGCTGATTCCGGTTTACTTAAAAACAGAGTTTGCAGCTAATCCATTTTTCTGGGGAATTAAGACAATCATGACGATTCATAATCTTCGTTTCCAGGGAGTGTGGGATATCAAAACTATGAGAGGTTTAAGTGGACTTCCAGATGAACTGTTCACACCGGATAAGTTAGAGTTTAAGAAAGATGCCAGTATGTTAAAGGGCGGAATCGTTTACTCTGATTTCATTACAACCGTAAGTAATACTTACGCACAGGAAATCCAGACCGCATACTATGGAGAAGGATTAGACGGACTGTTAAGTGCACGTAATCAGAGCCTTTTTGGAATTGTAAATGGTGTCGATTATGCATTGTATGACCCATCTAACGATGCGAAGATTTATCGGAATTATACAGAAAGAGACCATAAAGAAGGAAAGGCTGCCAACAAGGCAGAACTCCAGAAACAGCTTGGCCTTGAAGTGAATCCAAATAAATATATGATCGGATTGATCTCTCGTCTGACAGATCAGAAGGGGCTTGATCTGGTACGCTACGCAATGGATAAGATTATCGATGACAATACACAGGTTGTAGTAATCGGAACAGGAGATCCGGCATACGAGGAAATGTTCCGTTATTATGCATGGTGCAACTCAGATAAGGTGTCCGCGAATATTCTCTATTCCGACGATCTGGCACATAAGTTATATGCAGCAGCAGACTCCTTCTTAATGCCATCTTTATTTGAACCATGTGGTTTAACACAGATTATCGCTTTCCATTATGGAACGATTCCAATCGTTCGCGAAACAGGTGGATTAAAAGATACCGTTATTCCTCTGAACGAATTTGAGGATACCGGAGACGGATTCTCCTTCAGTAACTATAACGGAGAAGAACTCATCAATACAGTAAATTACAGCAAGTATATTTACTTTGAACAGCCAGAGCTTTGGAACCATATGGTAGCAAGAGCGATGGAAAAGGATCTTTCCTGGGGCGTATCCAAGAAGCGTTATGAAGAACTATATAATACTTTAATCGGAAGATAA
- a CDS encoding branched-chain amino acid transporter permease: protein MTTTQQIITIAAVVLGTMATRFLPFIIFSADSTPDFVKFLGRVLPNAVIGLLVIYSLKDSIGGTNHCIPELISLVFIFILHKWKKNTLLSIAGGTILYMFLIQRVF from the coding sequence ATGACTACCACACAACAGATTATCACCATTGCCGCAGTCGTACTTGGCACAATGGCAACACGTTTTCTGCCATTTATCATTTTCTCCGCAGACAGCACACCTGACTTCGTAAAATTTCTGGGGCGAGTTCTCCCTAATGCAGTCATTGGACTTCTCGTCATTTATTCCTTAAAAGATTCTATCGGCGGAACAAATCACTGTATACCTGAACTCATCTCACTGGTATTTATTTTCATCCTGCATAAATGGAAGAAGAATACACTGCTCAGTATTGCCGGAGGAACAATCCTGTATATGTTCCTAATACAAAGAGTATTTTAA
- a CDS encoding AzlC family ABC transporter permease, with protein MKRNALKYAFPYTLPICAGFLFLGMSYGFFASSKGFSFIYPLFMSMFIFAGSMEFVTISLLLASFNPVYSFLLALMVNARHLFYGISMLDTYKDYKGIKKFYLIYGMCDETFSVNCSITPPPEIDREWFMIWVTLLNQIYWVFGATMGAVLGSVIHFDTTGIEFVMTALFFVMFLDQWDTASRHLPALIGVICSLACLLLFGKSNFMIPAMVLIILSFFLCRDKLDDSKKIVKRSHESEENVQ; from the coding sequence ATGAAACGTAACGCATTAAAATATGCTTTCCCATATACCCTGCCAATTTGTGCTGGGTTTTTATTTTTGGGAATGTCTTACGGTTTCTTTGCAAGCAGCAAAGGTTTTTCTTTTATTTATCCACTCTTTATGAGTATGTTCATTTTTGCTGGTTCTATGGAATTTGTAACTATAAGTCTGCTTTTGGCTTCCTTTAACCCAGTTTATTCTTTTTTACTGGCATTAATGGTAAATGCAAGACATCTCTTTTATGGAATTTCCATGCTGGATACTTATAAAGATTATAAGGGAATTAAAAAGTTCTACCTAATCTATGGAATGTGTGATGAAACTTTCTCTGTAAATTGTTCTATCACTCCGCCACCGGAAATCGACCGGGAATGGTTTATGATATGGGTAACTCTTTTAAACCAGATTTACTGGGTCTTTGGAGCTACAATGGGAGCTGTACTTGGTTCAGTCATTCATTTTGACACAACAGGAATTGAATTTGTTATGACTGCTCTTTTCTTTGTTATGTTTCTTGACCAATGGGATACAGCAAGCCGACACCTTCCTGCTTTAATCGGAGTTATATGTTCTCTCGCCTGTCTGCTCCTCTTTGGAAAAAGCAACTTCATGATCCCAGCTATGGTATTGATTATTTTAAGTTTCTTTTTATGCCGGGACAAATTAGATGATTCAAAGAAGATTGTAAAACGTTCACACGAAAGCGAGGAAAATGTACAATGA